In Leucoraja erinacea ecotype New England chromosome 12, Leri_hhj_1, whole genome shotgun sequence, one DNA window encodes the following:
- the LOC129702213 gene encoding transmembrane protein 47-like — MAVDEVRVVRPFKLIALICVFVALSLDVVSLLSPAWVTAQRSSLSLWDDCKQTMAGWYCESVLHTDWQIATLVLLLAGGSITLIAFLFAVISLCKGAHKRCYRTISVMLFISVVLQVCALILYPIKFIDANTLRTYHEFNWGYGIAWGGTIFMLGAAILYCLNTDTYEEEYY; from the exons ATGGCTGTGGATGAAGTGCGCGTCGTTCGCCCGTTTAAATTGATCGCCCTGATCTGTGTCTTCGTGGCGTTGAGTCTGGACGTGGTTTCCTTGCTGAGTCCAGCCTGGGTCACTGCCcagcggtcctcgctctctctctgggATGACTGCAAACAAACTATGGCTGGATGGTACTGCGAGTCTGTGCTACACACAG ACTGGCAGATCGCTACACTGGTGTTACTACTTGCCGGGGGATCTATCACTCTCATTGCATTCCTCTTCGCTGTGATCTCACTTTGCAAGGGTGCTCACAAACGCTGTTACAGGACCATTTCTGTTATGctgttcatttcag TTGTTTTGCAGGTTTGTGCCCTGATTTTATATCCCATCAAGTTCATTGATGCCAATACACTGAGGACATATCATGAATTCAACTGGGGCTACGGTATTGCCTGGGGTGGCACTATCTTTATGCTTGGAGCAGCCATACTCTATTGTCTGAATACAGACACTTACGAGGAAGAATATTATTAG